In Elephas maximus indicus isolate mEleMax1 chromosome 4, mEleMax1 primary haplotype, whole genome shotgun sequence, a genomic segment contains:
- the LOC126075455 gene encoding keratin, type II microfibrillar, component 7C — protein sequence MTCGFSGRAFSCASACAPGAGRCCITAAPYRGVSCYRGLTGGFGSRSVSGGFRAGSYGRSFGYRSGGVAGLSAPCITTVSVNESLLTPLNLEIDPNAQCVKQEEKEQIKNLNSRFAAFIDKVRFLEQQNKLLETKWQFYQNQRCCQSNLEPLFNGYIETLRREAECVEADSGRLASELNHVQEVLEGYKKRYEEEVVLRATAENEFVALKKEVDCAYLRKSDLEANVEALTQEIYFLRQLYEEELRIFYSQISDISVVVKIDNSRDLDMGCIIAEIKAQYDDIASRSRAEAESWYRSKCEEIKATVTRHGESLRRTREEINELNRVIQRLTAEIENAKCQNSKLEAAVTQAEQQGEAALNDARCKLAGLEEALQKAKQDMACLLKEYQEVMNSKLGLDIEIATYRRLLEGEEQRLCEGVGAVNVCVSSSRGGVVCGDLCVSGSRPVTGSVCSAPCSGNLVVSTGMCAPCGPLNTTCGVGPCSPGRC from the exons ATGACCTGTGGATTCAGCGGCCGCGCCTTCAGCTGCGCCTCTGCCTGCGCGCCCGGGGCCGGCCGCTGCTGCATCACCGCCGCCCCCTACCGCGGCGTCTCCTGCTACCGCGGCCTCACTGGGGGCTTCGGCAGCCGCAGCGTCAGCGGGGGCTTCCGCGCCGGCTCCTACGGCCGCAGCTTCGGCTACCGCTCTGGCGGCGTGGCCGGGCTCAGTGCCCCCTGCATCACTACCGTGTCCGTCAATGAGAGCCTGCTCACGCCCCTCAACCTGGAGATCGACCCCAACGCCCAGTGCGTGAAGCAGGAGGAGAAGGAGCAGATCAAGAACCTCAACAGCAGGTTTGCTGCCTTCATCGACAAG GTGCGCTTCCTGGAGCAGCAGAACAAGCTGCTGGAGACCAAGTGGCAGTTCTACCAGAACCAGCGCTGTTGCCAGAGCAACCTGGAGCCACTGTTCAATGGGTACATCGAGACGCTGAGGCGGGAGGCCGAGTGTGTGGAGGCCGACAGTGGAAGACTGGCCTCTGAGCTCAACCATGTGCAGGAAGTGCTGGAGGGCTACAAGAAGAG GTATGAAGAAGAAGTTGTGCTTCGGGCCACTGCTGAGAATGAGTTTGTGGCTCTAAAGAAG GAGGTGGACTGTGCCTACCTCCGCAAGTCGGACCTAGAAGCCAACGTCGAGGCCCTGACCCAGGAGATCTACTTCCTGCGGCAACTGTATGAGGAG GAACTTCGCATCTTCTACTCCCAAATCTCGGACATCTCAGTTGTGGTGAAGATAGACAACAGCCGGGACCTGGACATGGGCTGCATCATTGCTGAGATCAAGGCTCAGTACGATGACATCGCCAGCCGCAGCCGGGCTGAGGCTGAGTCCTGGTACCGCAGCAAA TGCGAGGAGATAAAGGCCACAGTGACCAGGCACGGGGAGAGCCTGCGCCGCACCAGGGAGGAGATCAATGAGCTGAACCGTGTGATCCAGAGGCTGACGGCCGAGATTGAGAATGCCAAGTGTCAG AATTCCAAGCTGGAGGCTGCAGTGACTCAGGCTGAGCAGCAGGGTGAGGCAGCCCTCAACGATGCCCGCTGCAAGCTGGCTGGACTGGAGGAGGCCCTGCAGAAGGCCAAGCAGGACATGGCCTGCCTGCTGAAGGAGTACCAGGAGGTGATGAACTCCAAGCTGGGCCTGGACATTGAGATCGCCACCTACAGGCGCCTGCTGGAGGGCGAGGAGCAGAG GCTGTGTGAAGGCGTTGGAGCTGTGAATGTCT GTGTCAGCAGCTCCCGGGGCGGAGTTGTCTGCGGGGACCTCTGTGTGTCCGGCTCCCGGCCTGTGACAGGCAGTGTCTGCAGCGCCCCCTGCAGCGGGAACCTGGTAGTGAGCACTGGAATGTGCGCCCCCTGCGGCCCACTCAACACCACATGTGGAGTGGGCCCCTGCAGCCCAGGGAGGTGTTAG